A region of Plantactinospora sp. BC1 DNA encodes the following proteins:
- a CDS encoding ABC transporter ATP-binding protein translates to MLRVASVDRSFGGRRVLDDISFEVAPGRMTGFVGANGAGKTTSMRIILGLLSADSGTVTWNGEPVSRAVRQRFGYMPEERGLYPKMKVREQLVYLGRLYGLTAPAARRSVDELLDRIGLAERADDPLEKLSLGNQQRAQIAAALVHDPEVLILDEPFSGLDPIAVEVIAGVLRERAARGVPVLFSSHQLDVVERLCDDLVIIAAGAVRAAGSRAELRSRYASPRYQLVSDTDAGWIRDLPGVSIVDLDGARVVIELADPADDQTVLRAALARGPVRAFGPIVPSLAEIFREVTQ, encoded by the coding sequence ATGCTGCGCGTGGCGTCCGTCGATCGGTCGTTCGGCGGCCGGAGAGTGCTCGACGACATCTCGTTCGAGGTGGCCCCGGGGCGGATGACCGGCTTCGTCGGCGCCAACGGCGCCGGCAAGACCACCTCGATGCGGATCATCCTCGGCCTGCTCTCCGCCGACTCGGGGACGGTGACCTGGAACGGTGAGCCGGTCAGCCGGGCCGTACGGCAGCGCTTCGGCTACATGCCCGAGGAGCGCGGCCTGTACCCGAAGATGAAGGTCCGGGAGCAGCTCGTCTACCTCGGCCGGCTCTACGGGCTGACCGCGCCGGCCGCCCGGCGCAGCGTCGACGAGCTGCTCGACCGGATCGGTCTGGCCGAGCGGGCCGACGACCCGCTGGAGAAGCTCTCCCTCGGCAACCAGCAGCGGGCCCAGATCGCGGCGGCGCTGGTGCACGACCCGGAGGTGCTGATCCTGGACGAGCCCTTCTCCGGGCTCGACCCGATCGCCGTCGAGGTGATCGCCGGGGTGCTGCGGGAGCGGGCCGCCCGAGGGGTGCCGGTGCTCTTCTCCAGCCACCAGCTCGACGTGGTGGAGCGGCTCTGCGACGACCTGGTGATCATCGCCGCCGGGGCGGTACGCGCCGCCGGCAGCCGCGCCGAACTCCGCTCCCGGTACGCGTCCCCGCGCTACCAACTCGTCTCCGACACCGACGCCGGGTGGATCCGGGACCTGCCCGGAGTCTCCATCGTGGACCTCGACGGCGCACGGGTCGTGATCGAACTCGCCGACCCCGCCGACGACCAGACGGTGCTGCGGGCGGCCCTCGCCCGGGGCCCGGTACGCGCCTTCGGCCCCATCGTCCCCTCGCTCGCCGAGATCTTCCGGGAGGTAACCCAGTGA
- a CDS encoding ABC transporter permease has product MWGATKLVARREIAVKIRDRTFLISTLLFLLIAAASTVLPALFANSSSTVAVVGSTEAGTMLDRAGMEVVSATDVAAAEQMVRDGDVDAAVVPGDGAGGLRVLAMDRTPDSVVRALSSAPPVQLLDPDAVDPVLAFLVPMSFSMVFFFVSISFGVQIAQSVTEEKQTRIVEILVAAVPVRALLAGKVLGNGALAFGQVALIALVAVVSMQAVGGDAGLLGQLGPAIAWFIPFFVVGFVLLASLWAVTGALVSRQEDISGASGPAQLVIMVPFFLVIFLNSNPTAMAVLSYVPLSAPTAMPLRLFFGDAAPWEPILALLLLLGAAALCIALAARLYEGSLLRTNGKTSLRAAWQERETRVS; this is encoded by the coding sequence CTGTGGGGCGCGACGAAGCTGGTCGCCAGGCGGGAGATCGCGGTCAAGATCCGCGATCGGACGTTCCTGATCAGCACCCTCCTCTTCCTGCTGATCGCGGCGGCCAGCACGGTGCTGCCGGCGCTCTTCGCCAACAGCAGCTCGACGGTGGCGGTGGTCGGCTCCACCGAGGCCGGCACGATGCTGGACCGGGCCGGCATGGAGGTGGTCTCCGCCACCGACGTCGCGGCGGCCGAGCAGATGGTCCGGGACGGCGACGTCGACGCCGCCGTCGTGCCGGGCGACGGGGCCGGCGGCCTCCGGGTGCTGGCGATGGACCGTACCCCGGACTCGGTGGTCCGGGCGCTGAGCAGCGCTCCCCCGGTGCAGTTGCTCGACCCGGACGCGGTCGACCCGGTGCTGGCCTTCCTGGTGCCGATGTCCTTCTCGATGGTCTTCTTCTTCGTCTCCATCAGCTTCGGGGTGCAGATCGCGCAGAGCGTCACCGAGGAGAAGCAGACCCGGATCGTGGAGATCCTGGTCGCGGCGGTACCGGTCCGGGCCCTGCTCGCCGGCAAGGTACTCGGCAACGGCGCGCTCGCGTTCGGCCAGGTGGCGCTGATCGCGCTGGTCGCGGTGGTCTCCATGCAGGCCGTCGGCGGCGACGCCGGGCTGTTGGGTCAGCTCGGCCCGGCGATCGCCTGGTTCATTCCGTTCTTCGTGGTCGGCTTCGTGCTGCTGGCCTCGCTCTGGGCGGTCACCGGCGCGCTGGTCAGCCGGCAGGAGGACATCAGCGGGGCGTCCGGCCCGGCACAGTTGGTGATCATGGTGCCGTTCTTCCTGGTGATCTTCCTCAACAGCAACCCGACGGCGATGGCGGTGCTCTCCTACGTGCCGCTCTCCGCCCCGACGGCGATGCCGCTGCGGCTCTTCTTCGGCGACGCCGCCCCTTGGGAGCCGATCCTGGCGCTGCTGCTCCTGCTCGGCGCCGCCGCGCTCTGCATCGCGCTCGCCGCCCGGCTCTACGAGGGCTCGCTGCTGCGTACCAACGGCAAGACCTCGCTGCGGGCCGCGTGGCAGGAGCGGGAGACCCGGGTCTCCTGA
- a CDS encoding CapA family protein codes for MSGGAVRACRAVLAGVTAAAMLFGCSAEPEAEPSPPGASVSPPAPAPTSPAATPAAPVELRLAFAGDVHFTGRTLRLLDEPETAFGRIASTLRDADLTVLNLETAVTGRGTPQPKRFHFRAPESAYPALRAAGVDAASIANNHVLDYGQVGLADTLDAAAEADFPVFGAGRDADAAYAPWLTTVRGVRIAVLGMSQVHELAGQWKPTANRPGVAMAFDTARATAAVRAARERADLVVVFMHWGIEGNRCPSGEMKSFAGRMARAGADIVLGTHAHTLLADGWLGRTYVHYGLGNFLWYGDSRSTDSGVLRLTVRGRTVVRNEFLPATVSRTGQPVIVSGAARERIEERIGAARRCSGLAATRS; via the coding sequence ATGAGCGGCGGGGCGGTGCGGGCGTGCCGGGCGGTGCTGGCCGGGGTCACGGCCGCGGCGATGCTCTTCGGATGCTCGGCGGAGCCGGAGGCCGAGCCGAGCCCACCCGGGGCGTCGGTGAGCCCGCCGGCTCCGGCGCCGACCAGCCCGGCGGCGACTCCGGCGGCGCCGGTCGAACTGCGGCTGGCGTTCGCCGGTGACGTCCACTTCACCGGGCGCACGCTGCGGCTGCTCGACGAGCCGGAGACCGCGTTCGGCCGGATCGCGTCGACGCTGCGGGACGCCGACCTGACCGTGCTGAATCTGGAGACGGCGGTGACCGGTCGGGGCACCCCGCAGCCGAAGCGGTTCCACTTCCGGGCGCCGGAGAGCGCCTATCCGGCGCTGCGGGCCGCCGGGGTGGACGCCGCCTCGATCGCCAACAACCACGTGCTGGACTACGGGCAGGTGGGGCTGGCGGACACCCTCGACGCGGCGGCGGAGGCGGACTTCCCGGTCTTCGGTGCGGGGCGGGACGCCGACGCGGCGTACGCGCCCTGGCTGACCACGGTACGCGGGGTGCGGATCGCCGTACTCGGCATGTCGCAGGTGCACGAGCTGGCCGGGCAGTGGAAGCCGACCGCGAACCGGCCCGGGGTGGCGATGGCGTTCGACACCGCGCGGGCCACCGCCGCGGTACGGGCCGCGCGGGAACGGGCCGACCTGGTGGTCGTCTTCATGCACTGGGGGATCGAGGGGAACCGGTGCCCGAGCGGCGAGATGAAGAGCTTCGCCGGCCGGATGGCCCGGGCCGGGGCCGACATCGTGCTCGGTACGCACGCGCACACGCTGCTCGCCGACGGCTGGCTCGGCCGGACGTACGTGCACTACGGGCTCGGCAACTTCCTCTGGTACGGCGACTCGAGGAGCACCGACTCCGGGGTGCTCCGGCTGACCGTCCGGGGCCGTACGGTGGTGCGCAACGAGTTCCTGCCCGCCACGGTCTCCCGGACCGGTCAGCCGGTGATCGTCTCCGGCGCCGCCCGGGAGCGGATCGAGGAGCGGATCGGCGCGGCGAGGCGCTGTTCCGGCCTCGCCGCGACACGATCCTGA
- a CDS encoding bifunctional 4-hydroxy-2-oxoglutarate aldolase/2-dehydro-3-deoxy-phosphogluconate aldolase, whose translation MPNPSTTFFDTLFADQPVMAILRGFDPDRTVELCQRAWDAGIDVVEVPVQSPDALPSLHAAIAAGRDRDRSVGAGTVITPEQVRTVYEAGAVFTVAPGYDPEVAAECFRLGLAHLPGVATSSEIGQALRAGHTWLKAFPASELGTGWLRAQHGPFPTVKFVATGGVDADNAADFLAAGARVVAVGSALQDSRQLDLLGRLVRR comes from the coding sequence GTGCCGAACCCTTCCACGACCTTCTTCGACACCCTCTTCGCCGACCAGCCGGTGATGGCGATCCTGCGCGGGTTCGACCCGGACCGGACGGTGGAACTCTGCCAGCGGGCCTGGGACGCCGGCATCGACGTGGTCGAGGTACCGGTGCAGAGCCCGGACGCGCTGCCCTCGCTGCACGCCGCCATCGCGGCCGGCCGGGACCGGGACCGGTCGGTCGGCGCCGGCACGGTGATCACCCCGGAACAGGTCCGGACGGTGTACGAGGCCGGCGCGGTCTTCACCGTGGCACCCGGGTACGACCCGGAGGTGGCCGCCGAGTGCTTCCGGCTCGGCCTCGCCCACCTGCCCGGGGTCGCCACCTCGTCGGAGATCGGCCAGGCGCTCCGTGCCGGGCACACCTGGCTCAAGGCGTTTCCGGCCAGCGAACTCGGCACCGGCTGGCTCCGGGCCCAGCACGGCCCGTTCCCGACGGTCAAGTTCGTCGCCACCGGCGGGGTGGACGCCGACAACGCCGCCGACTTCCTCGCGGCCGGTGCCCGGGTGGTGGCGGTCGGTTCCGCGTTGCAGGACTCCCGCCAACTCGACCTGCTCGGCCGGCTCGTCCGCCGGTAA
- a CDS encoding IclR family transcriptional regulator: MSQTVERALRIIELFAERPRALGEIADDLGVHRSTALRLVQTLERGGFARPVDGRYTIGFRMVAIAQHAVEQLDLHPVAHPHLVRLGDRYGHTVHLAQLVDDEIVYVAKVDGRGALRMRSRIGQPVDPHTSGVGKAILAHLDEPARERLLARLTYPRHTDTSITDPARFRAELTRIAERGWAEDDGEFEDFVNCVAVPVRDARGRVVGAVSLTALRALTPLERLREHLPELTATCAAISRDLGWTGEHRS, from the coding sequence ATGTCCCAGACTGTCGAGCGGGCCCTGCGCATCATCGAACTCTTCGCCGAGCGGCCCCGCGCGCTCGGCGAGATCGCCGACGACCTCGGGGTGCACCGGTCGACCGCGTTGCGGCTGGTGCAGACCCTCGAACGGGGCGGGTTCGCCCGCCCGGTCGACGGCCGCTACACGATCGGCTTCCGGATGGTGGCCATCGCGCAGCACGCGGTGGAGCAGCTCGACCTGCACCCGGTCGCCCACCCGCATTTGGTCCGGCTCGGCGACCGGTACGGCCACACCGTGCACCTCGCCCAACTCGTCGACGACGAGATCGTCTACGTGGCCAAGGTGGACGGTCGCGGGGCGCTGCGGATGCGGTCCCGAATCGGTCAGCCGGTCGACCCGCACACCTCCGGGGTCGGCAAGGCGATCCTGGCCCACCTCGACGAGCCGGCCCGGGAACGCCTCCTGGCCCGGCTGACGTACCCCCGGCACACCGACACCTCGATCACCGACCCGGCGCGGTTCCGGGCGGAGCTGACCCGGATCGCCGAGCGCGGCTGGGCCGAGGACGACGGCGAGTTCGAGGACTTCGTCAACTGCGTCGCCGTACCGGTCCGGGACGCCCGGGGGCGGGTCGTCGGCGCGGTGTCGCTCACCGCGCTGCGCGCCCTGACCCCGCTGGAGCGGCTCCGTGAGCACCTGCCGGAGCTGACCGCCACCTGCGCCGCGATCTCCCGGGACCTCGGCTGGACCGGAGAACACCGATCATGA
- a CDS encoding sugar kinase, which produces MPPVPTVDTDSTTPPTRTPALDAVCVGETMAMVTPTPGGRLDAESTFVLRAGGAESNVAMFLAALGHRAGWASRVGADPLGELVVGQVRAAGVETSLVEVDPTRPTAVYLKDPGPDGTKVYYYRSGSAAAGMDPGYAARVDAVPATVLHLSGVTPALSESCRALVERLMSSRPAGRRLVSFDVNHRPQLWPDRGTAATELLRLAQAADVVFVGLDEAARLWDVKEPEDVRALVDRPGTLVVKNGSVEALAFTADGVTVEPARPVEVVEPVGAGDAFAAGWLSGALRGLDPAARLRLGHLVAGAALGSVSDFAELPAVATICAALGITLDDWHRPAGPAA; this is translated from the coding sequence ATGCCCCCGGTCCCGACGGTCGACACCGACTCGACGACGCCGCCGACGCGGACGCCCGCGCTCGACGCGGTCTGCGTCGGCGAGACGATGGCGATGGTGACCCCGACCCCCGGCGGGCGACTGGACGCCGAGTCGACCTTCGTGCTCCGGGCCGGCGGTGCCGAGTCCAACGTCGCGATGTTCCTCGCCGCACTGGGCCACCGGGCGGGCTGGGCCAGCCGGGTCGGTGCGGACCCGCTCGGCGAGCTGGTCGTCGGGCAGGTCCGGGCCGCCGGGGTGGAGACCTCGCTGGTCGAGGTCGACCCGACCCGGCCGACCGCCGTCTACCTCAAGGACCCCGGCCCGGACGGTACGAAGGTCTACTACTACCGGAGCGGTTCCGCCGCCGCCGGCATGGATCCGGGGTACGCGGCCCGGGTCGACGCGGTGCCGGCGACCGTACTGCACCTGAGCGGCGTGACCCCGGCCCTCTCGGAGAGCTGCCGGGCGCTGGTCGAACGGTTGATGAGCAGCCGGCCGGCGGGACGGCGGCTGGTCTCCTTCGACGTCAACCACCGGCCGCAGCTCTGGCCCGACCGGGGCACCGCCGCCACCGAGTTGCTCCGGCTGGCCCAGGCCGCCGACGTGGTCTTCGTCGGGCTGGACGAGGCGGCGCGGCTCTGGGACGTCAAGGAACCGGAGGACGTCCGCGCCCTGGTCGACCGGCCCGGCACCCTGGTGGTGAAGAACGGCTCGGTGGAGGCGCTCGCCTTCACCGCCGACGGGGTCACCGTCGAGCCGGCCCGGCCGGTCGAGGTGGTCGAGCCGGTCGGTGCCGGCGACGCGTTCGCCGCCGGTTGGCTCTCCGGCGCGCTGCGCGGCCTCGACCCCGCCGCCCGGCTGCGGCTCGGGCACCTGGTCGCCGGTGCCGCGCTCGGCTCCGTCTCCGACTTCGCCGAACTGCCGGCGGTGGCGACGATCTGCGCCGCGCTCGGCATCACCCTGGACGACTGGCACCGGCCCGCCGGCCCGGCGGCCTGA